One Clostridia bacterium DNA segment encodes these proteins:
- a CDS encoding phage holin family protein: MLVRWLLNALALLVVAYLFPGWLKLDGLLAAVVAALVLGIVNAFIRPVVLVLTLPLNIVTLGLFTFVVNALMLILVAWLVPGVDVGGFWPAVGASLAVSVVSGVLSWLVRR, translated from the coding sequence ATGCTCGTTCGATGGCTGTTGAACGCGCTCGCGTTGCTCGTGGTGGCGTACCTGTTCCCTGGCTGGCTGAAGCTCGACGGGCTCCTCGCGGCGGTCGTGGCCGCCCTCGTCCTGGGGATCGTCAACGCGTTCATCCGGCCCGTCGTGCTCGTGCTGACGCTGCCGCTGAACATCGTGACGCTCGGGCTTTTCACGTTCGTCGTGAACGCCCTGATGCTGATCCTGGTCGCGTGGCTCGTGCCCGGGGTGGACGTGGGCGGTTTCTGGCCCGCAGTGGGCGCCTCGCTGGCGGTCAGCGTCGTCAGTGGCGTGCTGAGCTGGCTGGTGCGACGCTGA
- a CDS encoding DUF4097 family beta strand repeat protein, translated as MSEERRLVLKMLEEGKINAEQAAALLRALSEADADAAGTGGHARVAGEGGRSDDAGEGGRSEDAGEGGRAIDADLFRVAQRVARRSAERFARHGEMLAEVGERLAEKGERLAERGERWAERLAERLEAGLEGLPRIVSLFDGGVFGIFGPEAEDVVERRFPATPGATLNLVVETANGRIEIAGTERDDVLVRLVKRARGSDQDRAAERAKSMGRIEVDGATLRVSLGEDVGNGGGCRMHVRIEVPRGTTVAGRARTSNGRVDLRDLFGAEFSAETMNGHVEARRLVGGRWTVRTHNGHLEFEDVDASVEGRTYNGALEWRAGRLTADREVRLTTYNGAVRASLPDCGFDVMAETRAGRVDVPSREFETAREFGRRRVRGRRAGQPALRFEAATHNGSITIDVAGEGKEAAANASAQ; from the coding sequence GTGAGCGAGGAGCGCCGTTTGGTCCTGAAGATGCTGGAGGAAGGCAAGATCAACGCCGAGCAGGCCGCCGCGCTGCTGCGCGCGCTGAGCGAGGCCGACGCGGACGCCGCTGGCACCGGCGGGCACGCGCGCGTCGCCGGAGAGGGCGGGCGCAGCGACGACGCCGGAGAGGGGGGGCGCAGCGAAGACGCCGGTGAGGGAGGGCGCGCGATCGACGCCGACCTGTTCCGCGTCGCGCAACGCGTCGCCCGGCGCAGCGCCGAACGGTTTGCGAGGCACGGCGAGATGCTGGCGGAGGTCGGCGAGCGCCTCGCCGAGAAGGGCGAGCGCCTCGCCGAACGGGGAGAGCGTTGGGCCGAGCGCCTCGCGGAGCGCCTCGAAGCGGGGCTTGAGGGGCTGCCGCGGATCGTCAGCCTGTTCGACGGGGGCGTGTTCGGCATCTTCGGCCCGGAAGCGGAGGACGTCGTCGAACGGCGGTTCCCGGCGACGCCCGGCGCCACGCTCAACCTGGTCGTCGAGACGGCGAACGGCCGCATCGAGATCGCCGGGACCGAACGCGACGACGTGCTCGTGCGGCTCGTCAAGCGGGCGCGCGGAAGCGACCAGGACCGCGCGGCCGAGCGCGCGAAGTCGATGGGCCGCATCGAGGTCGACGGCGCGACGCTGCGCGTCTCGCTCGGGGAGGACGTGGGTAACGGCGGCGGCTGCAGGATGCACGTGCGCATCGAGGTGCCGCGGGGAACGACCGTCGCCGGGCGGGCGCGGACCAGCAACGGCCGCGTGGACCTGCGCGACCTGTTCGGCGCCGAGTTCTCCGCCGAGACGATGAACGGCCACGTCGAGGCGAGGCGCCTTGTGGGCGGCCGCTGGACGGTGAGGACGCACAACGGGCACCTCGAGTTCGAGGACGTCGACGCGTCGGTCGAGGGTCGCACGTACAACGGCGCCCTTGAGTGGCGCGCCGGGCGCCTGACGGCGGATCGCGAGGTGCGCCTGACGACGTACAACGGCGCGGTGCGGGCGTCGCTGCCGGACTGCGGGTTCGACGTGATGGCGGAAACGCGCGCGGGCCGCGTCGACGTCCCGTCGAGAGAGTTCGAGACGGCGAGAGAATTCGGCCGGCGGCGGGTCCGCGGGCGGCGCGCAGGCCAGCCGGCACTGCGCTTCGAGGCCGCCACGCACAACGGATCGATCACCATCGATGTCGCCGGCGAGGGAAAGGAGGCGGCCGCCAATGCCTCCGCGCAGTAA
- a CDS encoding DUF2089 domain-containing protein, with translation MAKRSLLGRCPVCSEPLEVTQLHCRACDTTIQGRFLLGKFAALTPEQWDFLEVFVRNRGNIREVERDLGLSYPAVRSRLDALIEALGYSPDARETKREAARSREERMEVLERLSQGEIDAEEALRLLRGKSR, from the coding sequence ATGGCGAAACGCAGCCTTCTGGGGCGGTGTCCCGTCTGCAGCGAGCCTCTGGAAGTCACGCAGCTGCACTGTCGCGCCTGCGACACCACCATTCAGGGTCGCTTTCTGCTGGGCAAGTTCGCCGCGCTCACCCCGGAGCAGTGGGACTTTCTTGAGGTCTTCGTGCGCAACCGCGGGAACATCCGGGAAGTGGAGCGGGATCTGGGCCTCTCTTACCCGGCGGTGCGAAGCCGGCTGGACGCGCTGATCGAGGCGCTGGGCTACAGTCCGGACGCCCGCGAGACAAAGCGCGAGGCGGCTCGCAGCCGCGAGGAGCGCATGGAGGTTCTCGAACGCCTGAGCCAGGGCGAGATCGACGCGGAAGAAGCGCTGCGGCTCTTGAGGGGGAAGTCGCGGTGA
- the uvrC gene encoding excinuclease ABC subunit UvrC translates to MDEERPGADREDFTEGRTAAVEPPDAVREKLARLPDRPGVYLYKDARGAVIYVGKATSLRSRVRSYWHASRAREGRVLLMLRHVADLETIVCDNEVEALVLESNLIKKHRPKYNVRLRDDKQYPWLRLDLNEKWPRLTMVRQRRDDGARYFGPYADSGALKETVAVLRRVFPYRTCSDRRLAQGGRPCLYYHIRRCPAPCVGYVTEEDYMRQMRQLVDFLEGRDASLLRTLEDEMEAAAEALEFERAADLRDRIRALREVSESQKVVLRRVADRDAVALARRGDLIAAQVFFVREGRVEGRETFLLHAGVDESPEAVMAAFLEQYYTEGAAVPGEVLVDVEPEGRETLEAYLSRQRGRRVVIRRPVRGEARRLMDLVRENAEERLAEELWRRERARDDAQAALEELQEALGLPEPPLRIECYDISNTQGSHIVAAMTVFEDGRPRPSEYRRFKIQTVHGLPNDFASMQEVLYRRFRRAKEDTTGKWSRLPDLIIIDGGKGQLSAAMEVLHALGFEDIPTFGLAKEEELLFQPGRSEPIALPRQSPALHLLQHIRDEAHRFGLEYHRRLRSSGALRSRLDEIPGIGPKRRKALMKAFGSPEEILRAGPEAIAALPGFNRKLAEAVCAALADDAAPGEG, encoded by the coding sequence ATGGACGAAGAACGGCCTGGCGCGGATCGCGAGGACTTCACGGAAGGGCGGACGGCGGCCGTCGAGCCCCCGGACGCCGTGCGCGAGAAGCTCGCGCGCTTGCCCGACCGGCCCGGCGTGTACCTGTACAAGGACGCGCGCGGCGCCGTGATCTACGTGGGCAAGGCGACCTCGCTGCGGTCGCGGGTGCGCTCCTACTGGCACGCCTCGCGGGCCCGCGAGGGGCGCGTGCTGTTGATGCTGCGCCACGTCGCCGACCTCGAGACCATCGTCTGCGACAACGAAGTCGAGGCGCTGGTGCTCGAGTCCAACCTGATCAAGAAGCACCGCCCCAAGTACAACGTGCGCCTGCGGGACGACAAGCAGTACCCCTGGCTGCGCCTCGACCTCAACGAGAAGTGGCCGCGGCTCACCATGGTGCGCCAGCGGCGCGACGACGGCGCCCGCTACTTCGGGCCGTACGCCGACTCGGGCGCGCTCAAGGAGACGGTCGCCGTGCTGCGGCGCGTCTTCCCGTACCGCACGTGCAGCGATCGCCGCCTCGCGCAGGGCGGCCGCCCGTGCCTCTACTACCACATCCGCCGCTGCCCGGCGCCGTGCGTGGGATACGTCACCGAAGAGGACTACATGCGCCAGATGCGCCAGCTGGTGGATTTCCTCGAAGGGCGCGACGCCTCGCTGCTGCGCACGCTTGAGGACGAGATGGAGGCGGCCGCCGAGGCGCTGGAGTTCGAGCGCGCGGCCGACTTGCGCGACCGCATCCGCGCGCTCAGGGAAGTCAGCGAGTCGCAGAAGGTGGTGCTGCGGCGCGTGGCGGACCGCGACGCGGTCGCGCTCGCGCGGCGCGGCGACCTGATCGCGGCGCAGGTGTTCTTCGTGCGGGAGGGGCGCGTGGAGGGCCGCGAGACGTTCCTCCTGCACGCGGGGGTGGACGAGTCGCCGGAGGCGGTGATGGCGGCTTTCCTCGAGCAGTACTACACCGAGGGCGCCGCCGTCCCCGGTGAGGTGCTCGTCGACGTGGAACCGGAGGGCCGCGAGACGCTGGAGGCGTACCTGAGCCGGCAGCGCGGGCGGCGCGTCGTCATCCGCCGCCCGGTGCGGGGCGAGGCGCGCCGCCTGATGGACCTGGTGAGGGAGAATGCGGAGGAGCGGCTCGCGGAGGAGCTCTGGCGCCGCGAGCGCGCCCGCGACGACGCGCAGGCGGCGCTGGAGGAGCTGCAGGAGGCGCTCGGCCTGCCGGAGCCGCCGCTGCGCATCGAGTGCTACGACATCTCGAACACGCAGGGCAGCCACATCGTCGCCGCCATGACCGTCTTCGAGGACGGCCGGCCGCGACCCTCAGAGTACCGCAGGTTCAAGATCCAGACCGTCCACGGCCTGCCCAACGACTTCGCTTCGATGCAGGAGGTGCTCTACCGGCGCTTCCGGCGGGCCAAGGAAGACACCACCGGCAAGTGGTCCCGTCTCCCCGATCTCATCATCATCGACGGCGGCAAGGGGCAGCTGTCGGCGGCGATGGAGGTGCTGCACGCGCTCGGCTTCGAGGACATCCCCACGTTCGGGTTGGCCAAGGAGGAGGAGCTCCTCTTCCAGCCCGGCCGGAGCGAGCCGATCGCCCTGCCCCGCCAGTCGCCCGCGCTCCACCTCCTCCAGCACATCCGCGACGAGGCGCATCGCTTCGGGCTGGAGTATCACCGGCGGTTGCGTTCCAGCGGCGCGCTGCGCTCGCGCCTGGACGAGATCCCAGGCATCGGCCCCAAGCGGCGGAAGGCGTTGATGAAGGCGTTCGGCTCTCCGGAGGAGATCCTGCGCGCGGGGCCGGAGGCCATCGCGGCGCTGCCGGGGTTCAATCGGAAGCTGGCGGAAGCGGTGTGCGCCGCGCTTGCGGACGACGCCGCGCCTGGCGAGGGCTAG
- a CDS encoding YIEGIA domain-containing protein has product MLTTDPVVAIIFGLAVGLLERAYFLWADVRQYPTYPHNRIIHMFLGLIASLVGALAVPAILTKNFVAGVFLVAGAQQFHQVRTIERDMLASLDKAEIVPRGPAYVEAIAMGFEARNYMVLAAALVTSFSTSLWGWEVGLTIGLWAIVLTRYVLRAQKIESVAVVERVPVELTPQELRAGPIRLKLPEGAGLAPDRVRALRLTARRPQDRLVLSSPAQIQALVYEVASSSGVLSPDLEVARPQAKYDHESGSLYITYVPADPDFDDAEDAARHTLVLEVAGHRRRMARRRLSQGRGAPR; this is encoded by the coding sequence ATGCTCACGACGGATCCCGTCGTCGCGATCATCTTCGGCCTCGCCGTCGGGCTCCTGGAGCGGGCGTACTTCCTCTGGGCGGACGTGCGCCAGTACCCGACGTACCCGCACAACCGCATCATCCACATGTTCCTCGGGCTCATCGCCTCGCTCGTGGGAGCGCTGGCCGTGCCGGCCATCCTGACGAAGAACTTCGTCGCGGGCGTGTTCCTCGTCGCGGGAGCGCAGCAGTTCCACCAGGTGCGCACCATCGAACGCGATATGCTCGCGTCGCTCGACAAGGCGGAGATCGTGCCCCGCGGCCCGGCGTACGTCGAGGCGATCGCCATGGGCTTCGAGGCGAGGAACTACATGGTGCTCGCCGCGGCGCTCGTCACGAGCTTCAGCACCTCGCTCTGGGGATGGGAGGTCGGGCTGACGATCGGGCTGTGGGCCATCGTGCTGACGCGGTACGTGCTGCGTGCTCAGAAGATCGAGTCCGTGGCCGTCGTCGAGCGCGTGCCCGTGGAGCTCACGCCCCAAGAGCTGCGCGCCGGGCCGATCCGGCTCAAGTTGCCCGAGGGCGCGGGTCTCGCGCCCGATCGCGTGCGCGCGCTGCGGCTGACCGCGCGCCGACCCCAGGACCGGCTCGTGTTGTCGAGTCCCGCGCAGATCCAGGCGCTTGTGTATGAGGTGGCCTCGTCCTCCGGCGTGCTCAGCCCCGACCTTGAGGTCGCGCGGCCCCAGGCGAAGTACGACCACGAATCCGGATCGTTGTACATCACCTACGTGCCCGCGGATCCCGACTTCGACGATGCCGAGGACGCGGCCCGCCACACGCTGGTCCTCGAGGTGGCGGGTCACCGGCGCCGCATGGCCCGCCGCCGGCTCTCGCAGGGCCGCGGCGCCCCGCGGTAG
- a CDS encoding CorA family divalent cation transporter encodes MAARSCALDGGARWLDVESGATTDVPRLLKESGFAAELPDLIRKRLAEPFRRPRVTALREAVYFAFWWPRPAPPDPNLVLREAVPPAFEVHRSPFGLLLAPGWLVTIHPDEVAAVREVMEEPEARAAGVNGALYALLERAVGDFERLALDLADVAERAATALRRGTRDAFYFDLLDVRREALRLRNLLGPARAVLELLRARDFAMVEDRWRPYFDDLADRVGQLIDDVEDTRLALRETLESHVSIHNERQNNFMQVLTVISTFTLPTTLVASIYGMNFRIPEYHWPHGYAYALGLMLALNMALFAYLWWRGWFR; translated from the coding sequence ATGGCCGCACGGTCGTGCGCGCTCGACGGCGGCGCCCGCTGGCTCGACGTCGAGAGCGGCGCCACCACGGACGTTCCCCGCTTATTGAAGGAGAGCGGCTTCGCGGCAGAGCTTCCGGACCTTATCCGCAAGCGCCTGGCGGAGCCGTTCCGCCGGCCGCGCGTCACGGCGCTGCGCGAGGCGGTCTACTTCGCGTTCTGGTGGCCTCGGCCCGCCCCGCCGGACCCGAACCTCGTGTTGCGCGAAGCCGTCCCGCCCGCGTTCGAGGTGCATCGCTCGCCGTTCGGCCTGCTGCTCGCGCCCGGCTGGCTGGTGACCATCCACCCCGACGAGGTGGCCGCCGTCCGCGAGGTCATGGAGGAGCCCGAAGCGCGCGCGGCCGGCGTGAACGGCGCGCTCTACGCCCTGCTGGAGCGCGCTGTCGGGGACTTCGAGCGCCTGGCCCTGGATCTCGCGGACGTGGCGGAGCGGGCGGCCACGGCGTTGCGCCGCGGGACGCGGGACGCGTTCTACTTCGACCTGCTCGACGTGCGGCGCGAGGCGCTGCGCCTGCGGAACCTGCTCGGCCCGGCGCGCGCCGTGCTTGAGCTGCTGCGCGCGAGGGACTTCGCCATGGTCGAGGACCGCTGGCGGCCGTACTTCGACGACCTTGCGGATCGCGTCGGCCAGCTGATCGACGACGTGGAGGACACGCGGCTCGCGCTGCGGGAGACGCTGGAGTCGCACGTCAGCATCCACAACGAGCGCCAGAACAACTTCATGCAGGTGCTGACGGTGATCTCCACCTTCACGCTGCCCACGACGCTGGTGGCGAGCATCTACGGCATGAACTTCCGCATCCCCGAGTACCACTGGCCGCACGGATACGCCTATGCTCTGGGGCTCATGCTGGCGCTGAACATGGCTCTCTTCGCGTACCTGTGGTGGCGCGGCTGGTTCCGTTGA
- a CDS encoding spore germination protein — protein MPNTTTPFVDGHRATSAASIDNYTRYITTDLDTNVKYLEELLGVGKSFDILSQPYTFGGRRIHVFLVNGFYDARTVMQMLAELAVLNEGALDEDALDKIMHRQITLPSFSVVNTLDEFVTNVLSGPIGILIEGVSRGLIIDTRVYPARLPNVPETEKVVLGPHDGFVETLLYNTTLLRRRLRDPRLRCEIVRVGRHSHTDVAICYLEGVADPRMVEDVRRRLQQSDVRNISMSERAVATLLSDHPWNPLPTVRFTERADMAAAQVAEGRILVVVDTTPQAIIVPAPFFAHVPHPEDFHIGAPAGTYLRWVILMATIMSIFLPALWLLAATEPSVLPKSLTFIGPRQPPTGMSLATQFIVAELGIEVVRRAILNTPSSVAAAMSIFGAVILGDALFKTGLFLPEVILYLGVATVFTFAISSVEMMIVARLFRISLLLSVALFKLPGLVVATLAFFLLALATRSLGVPYLWPLVPFNWSAFKSIFIVSPVTSDMASSGPVTRPGTPR, from the coding sequence ATGCCGAACACTACGACGCCGTTCGTCGACGGTCACAGGGCCACGTCCGCCGCTTCCATCGACAACTATACGAGGTACATCACCACGGACCTCGACACGAACGTCAAATACCTTGAGGAACTGCTCGGCGTGGGCAAGAGCTTCGACATCCTGAGCCAGCCGTACACGTTCGGCGGGCGGCGGATCCACGTGTTCCTCGTCAACGGCTTCTACGACGCCCGCACGGTGATGCAGATGCTCGCCGAGCTGGCCGTGCTGAACGAGGGCGCCCTGGACGAGGACGCCCTGGACAAGATCATGCACCGCCAGATCACGCTGCCCTCGTTCTCCGTGGTGAACACGCTCGACGAGTTCGTGACGAACGTGCTCTCCGGGCCGATCGGCATCCTCATCGAGGGCGTGAGCCGCGGGCTCATCATCGACACCCGCGTGTACCCGGCGCGCCTGCCCAACGTGCCGGAGACGGAGAAGGTGGTCCTCGGCCCGCACGACGGGTTCGTGGAGACGCTTCTCTACAACACCACGCTGCTGCGTCGCCGGTTGCGCGACCCCCGCCTGCGCTGCGAGATCGTCCGCGTGGGGCGCCATTCGCACACGGACGTGGCCATCTGCTACCTGGAAGGGGTGGCCGACCCGCGGATGGTCGAGGACGTCCGGCGCAGGCTGCAACAATCCGACGTGCGCAACATCTCGATGTCGGAGCGGGCCGTGGCCACGCTGCTCAGCGACCACCCCTGGAACCCCCTGCCGACGGTGCGGTTCACCGAGCGCGCCGACATGGCGGCGGCGCAGGTCGCGGAGGGACGCATCCTGGTCGTCGTGGACACGACGCCGCAGGCCATCATCGTCCCGGCGCCGTTCTTCGCGCACGTGCCGCACCCGGAGGACTTCCACATCGGCGCACCGGCCGGCACCTACCTCCGGTGGGTCATCCTCATGGCGACGATCATGTCGATCTTCCTCCCGGCGCTGTGGCTGCTGGCGGCGACGGAACCGAGCGTGCTGCCGAAGAGCCTCACGTTCATCGGGCCACGGCAGCCGCCGACGGGAATGTCGCTGGCGACGCAGTTCATCGTGGCGGAGCTGGGCATCGAGGTCGTCCGCCGTGCGATCCTGAACACGCCGTCGTCCGTCGCCGCCGCGATGTCGATTTTCGGCGCCGTCATCCTGGGCGACGCGCTCTTCAAGACGGGGCTCTTCCTCCCGGAGGTGATCCTCTACCTCGGGGTGGCCACGGTGTTCACCTTCGCCATCTCGTCCGTGGAGATGATGATCGTCGCGCGGCTCTTCCGCATCTCGCTGCTCCTTTCGGTGGCGTTGTTCAAGCTGCCCGGGCTGGTGGTGGCGACCCTCGCCTTCTTCCTGCTGGCGCTCGCCACGCGATCGCTGGGCGTGCCGTACCTCTGGCCGCTCGTGCCGTTCAACTGGTCGGCGTTCAAGTCCATCTTCATCGTCTCGCCGGTGACCTCGGACATGGCCTCGTCGGGACCCGTCACGCGTCCCGGGACGCCGAGGTGA
- a CDS encoding phosphatidylserine decarboxylase, which translates to MTVGTWLLVIASIAAAAAGAVWYLRNVWFFRDPVRVTPREPGLVVSPADGKVVYVRRVQGGVVESRKLGQAIRVEEITRQRPNGPLDGWLVGVYMSPLDVHFNYAPVDGEIESVVHSPAARNWPMVDLWEYVNLTYLRRAMDLFGKRYHLENERNTIFLRTEAGGRPVRLAVVEIADKYVNKIDCYVKPGERVRAGQKVSFIKRGSQVDIYFDTPDVDILVRVGDQVYGALTPLARLR; encoded by the coding sequence GTGACGGTCGGGACCTGGCTCCTCGTGATCGCCTCGATCGCCGCCGCGGCCGCCGGCGCCGTGTGGTACCTGCGCAACGTGTGGTTCTTCCGCGACCCGGTGCGCGTCACGCCGCGGGAGCCGGGCCTCGTCGTCTCCCCGGCCGACGGCAAGGTCGTCTACGTCCGGCGGGTGCAGGGCGGCGTCGTGGAGAGCCGCAAGCTGGGCCAGGCCATCCGCGTCGAGGAGATCACGCGCCAGCGTCCGAACGGCCCGCTGGACGGTTGGCTCGTCGGCGTGTACATGTCGCCGCTGGACGTCCACTTCAACTACGCCCCGGTCGACGGGGAGATCGAATCGGTCGTGCACAGCCCCGCGGCCCGCAACTGGCCGATGGTCGACCTGTGGGAGTACGTGAACCTCACCTACCTGCGGCGCGCCATGGACCTCTTTGGCAAGCGGTATCACCTGGAGAACGAGCGCAACACCATCTTCCTTCGCACGGAGGCCGGCGGGCGCCCGGTCCGCCTGGCGGTCGTCGAGATCGCGGACAAGTACGTGAACAAGATCGACTGTTACGTCAAGCCCGGCGAGCGCGTCCGCGCCGGGCAGAAGGTGTCGTTCATCAAGCGGGGCAGCCAGGTCGACATTTACTTTGACACGCCCGACGTGGACATCCTCGTCCGCGTCGGCGACCAGGTCTACGGCGCCCTCACGCCCCTCGCGCGCCTGCGGTGA